A genome region from Triticum aestivum cultivar Chinese Spring chromosome 2B, IWGSC CS RefSeq v2.1, whole genome shotgun sequence includes the following:
- the LOC123040372 gene encoding uncharacterized protein: MESRDRSPSTNAMRIWRVLTHQDPMTDKVYKIACSRMDIVAHGSITFGLVWCSPVRDEFRRMKQRLGDREITLEVCCLVPDPPRSELALSSSHADIGILPCFFHGLMNLPSPA; the protein is encoded by the exons ATGGAGTCCCGGGATCGCTCGCCGTCAACCAATGCTATGCGGATCTGGCGAGTCCTAACTCACCAAGATCCCATGACGGACAAG GTGTACAAAATTGCTTGTTCCCGGATGGATATAGTAGCACATGGATCCATCACCTTTGGTCTTGTCTGGTGTTCTCCCGTGCGTGACGAATTTCGAAG GATGAAACAGAGGCTGGGCGACAGGGAGATTACGCTGGAAGTGTGTTGCCTTGTGCCAGATCCGCCACGAAGTGAGCTGGCCCTCTCCTCCTCTCATGCCGACATCGGCATATTGCCCTGCTTCTTCCACGGCTTGATGAACCTACCTTCGCCAGCTTGA
- the LOC123040373 gene encoding putative F-box/LRR-repeat protein 23, with amino-acid sequence MEEEEGESRDWAGMQSDALSTIFGKLDAADLLTGAGQVCHAWRRLADSDTTLWRRVEMTHDGDILEAGAMACAAVDRAAGTMEAFSADTFVTHLLLRYISDRAFSLKSLQLSFCDKVSDKGLAEAINRLPQIEELDISFCSLYGNFCELVDKSRSQLKCFRLNERWADFHKRFDAAYERMEIDPEASWIANSMPLLQVLQLIGREVTNDGLIAILDHCPHLESLDIRMCYNLQIDDAMKSKCARIRNLKLPHDHISDFKYWAYVDSEDYSEDYSGSVFEVDMHDDLLDVVMGDDSDGEFNYVDDYDDVGSESAMYDVDDI; translated from the exons atggaggaggaggagggcgagagCCGCGACTGGGCCGGGATGCAGTCAGACGCGCTCTCCACCATATTCGGGAAGCTGGACGCGGCCGACCTCCTCACGGGAGCCGGGCAGGTATGCCACGCGTGGCGCCGTCTCGCCGACAGCGACACCACGCTGTGGCGTCGCGTCGAGATGACCCACGATGGAGACATCCTGGAGGCCGGGGCCATGGCCTGCGCCGCCGTCGACCGCGCCGCTGGCACCATGGAGGCCTTCTCGGCCGACACCTTCGTCACTCATCTCCTCCTCCGCTACATCTCCGACAG AGCATTCTCATTGAAGAGCCTTCAGCTCAGCTTTTGTGATAAAGTATCTGATAAAGGGTTGGCAGAGGCAATTAATCGCCTTCCTCAGATTGAAGAACTGGATATTTCGTTCTGCTCATTGTATGGCAATTTTTGCGAGTTAGTTGACAAAAGCCGCTCACAACTGAAATGCTTTAGGCTAAATGAACGCTGGGCTGATTTTCATAAGCGGTTTGATGCAGCCTATGAGCGCATGGAGATTGACCCAGAAGCATCATGGATTGCTAACAGTATGCCTCTTCTCCAAGTCCTTCAGTTGATTGGTAGGGAAGTAACTAATGATGGACTGATAGCAATCCTTGACCATTGCCCTCACCTTGAATCACTTGACATACGTATGTGCTACAACCTCCaaattgatgatgctatgaaatcaAAGTGTGCTAGAATTAGAAACCTTAAGCTTCCTCATGATCACATCTCTGATTTCAAGTACTGGGCCTACGTTGACAGTGAGGATTACAGTGAAGATTACTCTGGTTCTGTTTTTGAGGTTGATATGCACGATGATTTATTGGATGTGGTCATGGGTGATGATTCTGATGGTGAATTCAATTATGTGGATGATTATGATGATGTTGGCTCAGAATCTGCCATGTATGATGTCGATGACATCTAA
- the LOC123040374 gene encoding probable flavin-containing monooxygenase 1, translating into MEKKRVAIVGAGVSGLTACKHLLERGCRPAVFEADKLLGGVWARAPDCTSLQSERPMYQFSDFPWPESVTEVFPDRRQVADYLDAYARHFGVLDCVRFGHRVVGMEYVGVGKEEVVAWEEWAGCGEAFGSGEGEWRLTVVDAEGNIETHVADFVVLCIGRFSGVPNIPTFPPGKGPEAFDGQVIHTMDYAKMGTKKATEMLKGKRVTVIGYLKSALDVAAECADVNGIEHPCTMVVRTKHWIIPSYYAWGFPIANLYLNRFSELLIHKPGEGFLLCLLAIILTPLRWLFSKFAESYYSIPMKKHDMVPEHSFFEALATCLIAITPKDHYKRLDEGSIVLKKSKTFSFCKEGVVVEGESSPIKSDIVIFGTGFKGDQNITNMFTSEYFQSIAVGPTSSTVPLYRECIHPKIPQLAVLGYSESLANLYTAEIRAKWLAHFIDGGFKLPSVKAMQSDILEWEKFMKRYSRVYFRRSCIGLLHIWYNDQLCQDMGCNPRRKNSILAELFEVYGPRDYVNLHPK; encoded by the exons ATGGAGAAGAAGAGGGTGGCCATCGTCGGAGCCGGCGTGAGCGGGCTGACGGCGTGCAAGCACCTGCTGGAGCGCGGCTGCCGTCCGGCCGTCTTCGAGGCGGACAAGCTCCTGGGCGGCGTGTGGGCGCGCGCCCCGGACTGCACTTCGCTGCAGTCGGAGCGGCCCATGTATCAGTTCTCCGACTTCCCGTGGCCGGAGTCCGTGACGGAGGTCTTCCCGGACCGCCGCCAGGTCGCCGACTACCTCGACGCCTATGCCCGCCACTTTGGCGTGCTCGACTGCGTCAGGTTCGGGCACCGGGTGGTCGGGATGGAGTATGTGGGTGTTGGCAAGGAGGAGGTGGTGGCATGGGAGGAGTGGGCCGGGTGCGGCGAGGCGTTTGGTTCTGGCGAAGGTGAGTGGCGTCTCACAGTGGTCGACGCCGAGGGCAACATCGAG ACACACGTGGCAGACTTTGTGGTTCTTTGCATTGGGAGGTTTAGTGGTGTGCCCAACATACCCACTTTCCCTCCGGGCAAAGGTCCAGAAGCATTTGATGGGCAGGTGATCCACACCATGGATTACGCCAAAATGGGCACCAAGAAAGCTACCGAGATGTTAAAGGGCAAGCGTGTGACTGTCATTGGCTACTTGAAATCAGCTCTCGACGTAGCTGCTGAATGTGCAGACGTAAATG GTATTGAACATCCATGTACAATGGTAGTCCGAACAAAGCATTGGATCATACCAAGCTACTATGCTTGGGGTTTCCCTATAGCAAACTTATATCTAAATCGCTTCTCTGAATTACTTATCCACAAGCCTGGTGAGGGCTTCCTACTATGCCTCTTGGCCATCATCTTGACTCCCCTG AGGTGGTTATTCTCAAAGTTTGCTGAGAGCTACTACTCCATCCCCATGAAGAAGCATGACATGGTGCCTGAGCATAGCTTCTTTGAGGCACTAGCGACATGCTTGATTGCCATTACACCAAAGGACCACTACAAGAGACTAGACGAAGGCAGCATTGTTCTGAAGAAGTCCAAGACCTTTAGCTTCTGCAAGGAAGGTGTAGTTGTTGAAGGTGAATCTTCGCCGATAAAGAGCGATATAGTGATCTTCGGAACGGGATTCAAGGGAGACCAAAATATCACGAACATGTTTACTTCAGAATACTTTCAGAGTATTGCAGTTGGGCCAACATCCTCGACGGTACCTCTCTACAG GGAGTGCATACATCCTAAGATTCCGCAGCTCGCGGTCCTCGGTTATTCAGAGAGTCTAGCGAATCTGTACACTGCAGAAATTCGGGCCAAATGGCTGGCGCATTTCATTGATGGTGGATTCAAATTACCAAGTGTGAAAGCAATGCAGAGTGATATCCTTGAATGGGAGAAGTTCATGAAGCGCTATTCCCGTGTCTACTTCAGGAGGTCCTGTATTGGGCTACTTCACATCTGGTACAATGATCAACTATGTCAGGACATGGGATGCAACCCGAGAAGGAAGAATAGCATTTTAGCTGAATTATTTGAGGTATATGGTCCCCGTGATTATGTTAATCTTCACCCCAAGTAA